CTCTGCTGTAGCACCTAAAGGCCTTTGACTTTGCCTATTTTCAGACAGTACAAGTTGGCGTGGATGTGTTCTGCCTGACTGCCATAAACATATGTTGCTTTTCTGAAAGTGCAAGAATTTCTGCAGAGTAAAGATTTCATTACTACAACTCTGTGGttgaaaaaagataaatatttccttCCCCCTCTTCATGCCAGAATGAATGAAGACATTTTCACTGGAATCTTTCTCCCGTATCTATTCTTTTGGGCCATTTCTTGTCATTCTGTCACATCTCCAGGGAGATCTGTTAGAAGATGTTTGAGCTTGTCATCGACCTGTTCTGCATTTTGTCATGTACTTTTACCACAGTTTATAGATTTCACATAGGAATATCACAAAGATATTTTCACCtttaacatttttctcattttagcATCTAAACTTAATGTTTCTGATCTTCTCCCTTTGAGCTGCACATGTTGGAGCTACATTTGCTGTATCATCTGTAGCTGAAATCAGTGTGTGGAGTATCTCCTACTTTGGGTTGCATAAACAGCCACAAAAACACAGGTGTTCTGTGTGCAGTCTGCCATGTGGAGATGAAAAACAATGACACCAtctgcaaaatacattttaaagattGTTTTGGACTTTTATGCTTTTCAGCATATTCActtatcaatattttttctctgcctcACTTGTCTGCAAAAGAATCAAGACTCCATATGctaaagaaatataatttgtaAATTGTGAGCCTTAAAACTTGTGCCTGATGGaattaaaatcaaagaaaaagcagcatcaTCCCAAAGTCCATCAAGTGAATAATAGATTTCATTCCTAGTTTGTAAATAGTTCAGATAAACCAAATCTGCTGGGACATATTTAGGCCACTATTGATGAATTCAGCAGCAGGACCACTTTGCACTGCACTGCAGATAATTGAGATGAATGCACTGGTTGGGTCATTGGCAGTCCCccattttcttgtgttttataGTTATTGTATTTTTGAACAGTAAAAAAGTCAATAGGCAAGAGATGTGACTATAAAATTCATTGGAAGGACTGGAGAAGGACTTGTGCTTGGTGATCCATGCAAATAGTGCTGCTTAGCTCAGTGTCACAGTCCCAGGTGACCTCATGTTCACTGGGGGGAAGAGACCTGGCAATTCCTGGGCAAATTTCACATCAAGGAGTTCCATCTGATGCATTATAAAAATCAGCTTGAAGGGGAATAGGACTTAGCTGAGGAGATGCATATTTAATGAGTTTGTTCATAATATTTGAAAGTTTAATTAAGCTAGCCATAAAGTTCACAGACTGCACAAAAGAATGTGAAAGATTTGGACATTAAGTTTTTTCCAAGACTGATGTGTTTAGCCATTGACAGGGAGTGATCTTTTTGAGGAGTGTTTCATGGATTTGTGGGAATCAGGTAAAATATGTTCATATAAAATGTAtgtcttgttttggtttggttttattttaggtGGGTGagcaaacacattaaaaagcCCATTCGTTCCACTGTCCTCAGCCTGGACTGGCACCCCAACAAtgtcctgctggctgcaggatcCTGTGACTTCAAGTGCAGGTGAGAGAACCTGAAATATCTATCTACAGTTTGGGTTACTGGATCAAATCAGTAGCTTGAGTATGGTGATGCTATTAGAATAAAAGGTGGCTCATTGTGTACTGCTGTTGGtgccaaaataaaatatccagCTTGAGAAGCCTTGGCTTTGGTGCTGCTGTGTCCTGATTTTGCACAGCCAGCATGGATCTGCTGAGGGACACACCTGAGTTTGGGGAATTGCTGGGTTCCTTCCCAGCATTACACAGCATTTATGCTGAGAGCTGGTCATTAGGCTGAAGTTGGATTAGCAGGTGTCATCTTGTAGAACACCAACACTGCTAGTTAGAGTTTAAAAAGCAATACCCTAATGGTGCAGTTCCAAAATTCAGAGTAACTGGTCATTTCCAAAGGTGTTATCCCATCTTTTTGTTCTCTGAGTTCCTTGTTTCCTCCCCTTTGCCTGTGGGGAGCAGAATCGAGGAATTGATCCACCTGCAACTCAACACAATAGAAGAGATTTTTGAAGaccattaagaaaaaaaaaggctgttaaAGGCAGATTGGTGTGAGAGATGGATGGGGGAGATTTAGCAACTGATAGTGAAATTACAGTGTGAGGGATGGGCCCTGCAAACTGCTCTGTGCTTGGGGTCACTGCAGGGGAGTCTGCAGGGCCTGACTTGAATCTGCACTGACTTAATCACTTGTACCTTGAATGACAATGAAAGCttcttttcttaaattctttatGTAATAGGGCAATTTTTAAGCTTCAAAGTGTGGACTAAAAATTACTAAGGAGGAGTGGGAGGGGGAGGTGGGACTGACTATTGCATTCCTTATTTCAGAATGAAACTCTCACATCTAAACCCCATCCTTTGATACCTTTTCATATAAGGAGAGATGTTAAATGGAAGCAGGGAAAGAGAGGGGAGAGTAGTCTCCTCTTTCCTGCCTTATTTACAGTTTAAATTAGATAAACTGTATGTATTCACTTCTTGTCACAAAATAGGTGATGTGAAACAGAAGCAGCTACTTTTCACATGTGGAAGCTTTTAAATTTGGTTTCATAAAGGACCTCAGGCTTTTGGCATAGGTCAcctgaaatgtgtgtgtgtgtccaacccaaaccattctgggattgtAGGATTGTTTCTTCCCCAAAACCATGAAAAACTATTATCTTTTGTAAATTATGAGTACAGATCTCTAGAATTCCACACCTGGAGTGTGCACCTGTTCTGATGGAAATTAGGAAATGGATCTGCCAGAGCCACTACCACATAATAAGCAGCTAAGTGGGAAACATTTTGGAGAAGGAATGGAGGGCAGGAGGCTGCAAATTGCTGGGTATTCAGCAGAGATTTTTGGTGCTTTGCCAAGACAAATGAGCTCCCCTTGTATTTATCTGAAATACATATGTATCTGTAGCTACCAGCACCATATAAGTATTATTTTGTGTTCTTGCTGAGGGAATGAAAGTCATTTCCCAACATTCTTTGGAGGCTGGGGCCTTCAGGCtgaggtggttttggttttaaaagacAGGGAGACTTTATAAGGGGGAAGacttcttatatttttaattaacagtTAAATTCAAGGTCTTCCCTACTTAGGTATGATTTTCCTGCCTTGTGTCAAAGGCTGCTGCTTTAAACATCTTGTCCTACTTCCATACATTAAGAGACCATCCTTTTAGGTGGCTCtataaaattcagatttttaaggGATTATCATTAGATTATATTTAAACTAATAGAGCCAAATATATATCCATACTTAATTCCCTGAAAATCCATACCTAATATAGCTGCAGTTAAACCCTTCTCATTCCAAATGAGCAGCTTTATTGAAATAAGCTGAATATAGCAACCTTTGGAAGTGCTTACCCCAGACATACAAAAGATACAAAAAACAGGGAAGGGGAAGCTACATTTTCTTCAACTCACTataaaataattcctgtttCTGTGTGACTGCAACCATGAATATTTGATTACAGTTTTTCATTtatactgatattttttttcctctggtagTAGCATGGTGTAGCTGCCTTGCTCCTCCTGTTCAATGGACTCAAATCTTATGGTTGTGACATCCTATTAAATTCCATGGTAACAGTCAAGAACACCATATTGTGGCATGGCTGAATCATGCAGAAGGAATTTGATGAAAGGGGGAGGCTTTCTATTTAAACATTCCTTAAAAATTGTagtgctgggggaaaaaaaaccctataaaaaCATTGCAGTATTTCAGGTTTTCAAGGCATTTTTGCAATAATGAGCCGGAAGAAGGTGGCTCAGAGCTCCTTTGCTGGCATTAGAACatcacatttctttctttgaaatccTGCTAAAACGGGAATGTTCTTAAAAAGTGGGTAATTTTGTAGGTGTTTGTATTAGATTCTAATTATACTGTGCCATTCCTGGGTTTTCTCTAACTGAAGGCTTGACTCTGGAGAGCTGTTAGCGCTGCAAAAGGATGAAAGGGAAATCTTGGCACGGGGAAAAATGCACTGACAAACTTGTATTTTTGTGCcatcttctggaaaaaaagggagagggcTACAAGAACAGCATTTATGAGAAACCTGTGTGCTTTGTACTGCTGCTTTCTCTCAGCATGCTGCTTCCAGGCTTGTTCAAAgacaccaaaatattttattttgggagAATCAGGACACATCTCTCTCCTTCCAACACGAAACACACCCCATGCTCCCAGGAGCTTCGTTCTCTCTTTGTTCACACCAAAATCTTTTCATTTGCAGGGTGTTCTCTGCTTACATTAAGGAAGTGGATGAAAAGCCAGCCAGCACACCCTGGGGCTCCAAGATGCCTTTTGGGCAGCTGATGTCGGAATTTGGGGGCGCAGGCAGTGGAGGGTGGGTGCACAGCGTGAGCTTCTCCGCCAGCGGCAACCGCCTGGCCTGGGTCAGTCATGACAGCACCGTGTCAGTGGCTGATGCCTCCAAAAACATGATGTGAGTATCCCCTTGCTGGTACTGTGAGCCTGATGACCCTAAAGGTTTTgtccaaccttaatgattccgTGGTTCTGTGTGGAATATTGGGCTCGCAAGCTCGTGCCTCTGTTGCCTGTTTTACTGTAGGTTCTAGGAGTCTCTTTGAGgcttatataaatattatataaataaggTTTGTTTCTGCAAATTTTAGAGTTTTGATTCTTTGTAAGAATCCTTTGGTGAGGGTATagcaaggtttttttttttgggggggggggaaagaggCATTTAGGAAAAAAGGTATGTTCCACTGAGTAACCAGGGAaacaatatttcctttttcaaaacaatatttgaaatacaaaatactcCAAGCATTATTCCAGACAATATTCCCAATTCAAAGAGAATCCAGAAACATGCTCACTGCAGCACTAAGACCACATCTCTAAccagaatctggaaaataagttcattaaatattaattccaACATCTGTCCTTAAGATGCTGCTGATGCAAGGTTTCAACTTATACCTCCCAATCCAACAAAATACTTTACTAACAAttgctccttctgctgctcctcttgaTCTGCATAACTTTGCAGTGTCCTTGGCTTTCCAGCCAGGAAGGATGAGATTCTCCATATGTTTTGGTAGCAGAAGTCTCTGGGGTCATCCAGACATTGCTGGGATTAATTTTGAATTGTGGTTCTGATCAGTACAGTTGTATAAGTACCTGGCAGGGAATATCATTAATTAGAAAGTGTTTAAGAATTCTCTTTATTTGTCATTAAATTGCAAAAGTTGACTTAAATGAACATCAGGGATTTTCCCTCTGCAAAGATGTCAAGCATCAacatttcaagtgttttttatattcaaatgaaattaatatctTCATCAAAGCAGACATTTTGGGGGGTATTCCTTTTGAACTCTTGCCCCTGTTTATACAATTTTGGTAATGTTAGCCTTTCACCTGGAATACTTGGCTTTGTTATAAATCTTCCAGCACACTTTCATTAGGCTGAAACTTTTTATTGCAAATCACAACCTTCTGTTGTCACCACAGGACAGGCGAGCTACCTCGACTTTTCCAACAATCCTTGTGTGGGAACGGTGCCTATTTTTTGTTAGAGCTGAAAATGAGAGGTTTCATTGAATCCCTCTAATAAATGTCCTTGTGCTCAGGGTTTCGCAGCTGAAAACAGAGTTCCTCCCACTCCTGAGCGTGTCCTTTGTCTCCGAGAACAGCGTGGTGGCAGCTGTAAGTGTCTGCTATTTCCTCCTTGCAGAGCTTTGCCGTGTTTTGGAGGGGGAGAAAACCCCATATTTTGCACAGTTAGTAATAATACTAAACAAGCTCTGCCCTGGTGCCAGTGTTTGCGTGTTGGAAGGGcaggctgggaatgctgaggtGGTGTTTCCTCACGGGTGTTTGGTTGCAGGGCCACGACTGCTGCCCGATGCTCTTCAACTGTGACGACCGTGGCTTGCTGAGCTTCGTTTCCAAACTAGACATTCCCAAACAGAGCATCCAGCGCAACATCTCCGCCATGGAGCGCTTCCGGAACATGGATAAAAGAGCCACCACGGAAGACCGCAACACCACCCTGGAGACACTGCACCAAAACAGTATAACGTGagtgtcctgctgccaggagcagggcagggaatgtTCTCCATGCCCATTTCCCAGGGTGTTCTGCAAGCCCTTAGGTTTGCTGTACCAGAAGGGTGTAGCTGATACTCTTTTTTCCTTGTGGTCTTTCCCTAGCAGCTCTCTGTTTCTGGGATTTACGTGGCTGCTGGTTAATCATTGACATGGCTGCAGCTGTTTGCTCGTGGTTAATGTGTTGTGTACCTTGGACACAGCTTATCTTATCAAATATGTGGGTAGTTCCCAGGAGGCTGGCGGCACTCTGCAAAATCCAGTCAGCAAAATCCACCTGAAATTCACATCCCACCTTCCTTTTTCAGATGTTACGGCcatgtgtatttatttattatgtatcACTGTTTTCAGactgaaagaagggaaatttaggttaaacatacagaaaaatccttccctgtgagggtggggagatccttggcacaggctgcccagagaagctgtagctgccccatccctggaagctttcaaggccaggttggagcaacctgggatagtggaaggtgtctctgcccacagcagggagtGGGACTTGGatgggttttaaggtcccttccaccccaaaccattcaaCAATTCTGTTAATCAAAAAAGATTCATTCAGGTTAATTGGGTAAAATatctttgcattaaaaaaaccatGTGATCCCCAGGGATGTTGAGCAATTTCTCTTTAttcaaggaaaacattttgtctCACCAAGCCATTAAAGAACTATCAGCATCTTTTTCTTGGCTTATTTTTCTGAGGCATTCTACCAAGAATCTAGTGTAGGCTCTGGTATAGTCATGTCTCCATCCAAAGAGTAGGAGTAGAATTCAACCCAAATTTCCCAGTTTTCTGGCTCTCTGGAATGGGTGTTGGAGCTCTCACTCTCTGTTTGCAGCCAAGTGTCTATTTATGAGATTGACAAACGGGATTGTCGGAAATTCTGCACCACCGGCATCGATGGAGCAATGACCATCTGGGATTTTAAggtaaaaatgtgcttttactACCATGTTTCTGTCAACTAGCTGGGGTggtggatgtttttttttttttaatctctagTATCAACTCCTGGGGCTCAGCCTCAAGCCAGGTTTTAGTAGCAGCAGGAAATCCAGATTGGAATATTCAAAACCATTAGTGAAATCCATAAGAAAAACTGATCCAAGAATCTGCATAAATGCAGATGCAGTTTGTTAAGCAGATGGTGCTAATACagacttaatttttaatagaattacTTAATGTCCCTGTAGGAATCCCCTTAATTCTTTCATTCTCCAGCCTCAGCCACAATTGGGCTGGAGCAATTCGTACAACACGAACCCctgcctcttccttctcccatcCCACGGGGCTCTGCTCATTGCCCTGCTGCAGAACATGGTCCTGTCCTCTCAGAATTAACTTACCCAAGGAGCTGTCTCTAACAGCTGGAAAATACAGTATTGAAAATCCTAAAAGGATGTATTAATGCCCATGCTTGCTTTGCTCAGGCCTGGCCAACAGAGGTCCCTGTTGGCCTTCCCAAATCTGGGATGTGGGATCTGATTTAGGGAAAGAACAGATTGTCTGTGCTCTGTGGTGCCAGAAtgctctgctggggacagcagtcAAACAAGAAGTTGAGGTCTCTAAGCTGCTTTATTGCAGTTTTTGGGTCTGTATGATTGGCCTGTACATGCCTGAGATTGAAAGGAACGACTGTTGTGGCCTCTGGCTCTtgcattaggaagaaatcctttgcttaaagaagaaattcttccctgtgagggtggggaggccctggcacaggttcccagagcagctgtggctgcccctggatccctggaagtgtccaaggccaggctggacagggcttggagccacctgggactgtggaaggtgtccctgccatggcaggggctggaatgagatgagctttaatcctaaaccattctgggattctgtgactgagtctaatttcaaatattgatgttttttgcttgttttttttttttttagcatttacaCTGAATTATTTAGCCCAAGCTACAGCAGCAGATtgtaattaagattttttttctctccttcaagACTTTAGAGTCCTCCATCCAAGGGCTACGAATCATGTAAAGATGGATTTCCATGATCTAGCAGGACAAACTGCTTGACAGAACGCAGCTCCCACATCTGCACAAACCtgaaaagggaggaggaaggtgaaatatttggaaacactgagaaaatacAGCTTGgcagattttcttttgaatcTAAATTTGGTGAATTGTGTTGGTTTCAAAATCAGCTGTgattgttgttttggttttgttgtttttttttttttggttggttgtttcATTCCATTCTTTACCAAAGCTGCTCTTTAAGTAGTTTATTGCAAGAAGTTATGAATCACTAACTTAAAAGGGGAATTTTATGTAAATTGTCTgctagaaataataataataataataaaaaagagaaaaactcattctttgttttgatgtttaTTGATTAAAAAAGGGATGTTAAGGAAATTGGAGGAGAGACAGAGTGGGGAAAACCCTGCACTGATATTTTATGGCCTTAAAGCAGGAGAAGTTCATCTTAACTGAAAGGTTCTAAAGTTGACAGACCTGGAGTTCTGATGATCTGGATGTGAAGATTCAGATGAGCTTCTTCCAGGCAAATTCTTCCCTTGAGGTGACGATTTTGGAGGATGAATGATTTTATCCTACTTCTCTTCATTCTGTCTGCCTTGCATTTAATCCATAACAACAGCAAATTAACCTGAATGTCTTTTTTGTTGTCTGCTTAGTGACTGACATTTTTCCAAAGGTGAGTGACCAGAATTATTTGTAGTTGTCTTTGGGGTTGgtccccagcctgctcccagggcagtgcctgTGGGACAGGATGGAAAGCTCTGTGTGGAAAGTGAGACAAAAATCTGCTGAGCCTCATCTGGGGAAgacaaattaaaagcaaatctcTTGGTAAGTCTGTGAAACTTCAAGGCTGgggaatcaccatccctggaggtgttcaaggaatgactggatggggcactcagtgctctgagcTGGTTGGCAAAGTGGGgattggtcacaggttggacttaATGaacttggaggttttttccacCTTTGGtggttctgggattctgtgtcCTGTTAGAGCTGAGCTCTCAACCCATAAAATCCTGTATTTATAACAGCTAGTGGGCAAATGAAGCTGCAGGTGTCAGCGTGGTCTGGCTTCTGTGCTGATCCTTTGTCCCCAGGTTCCTTTTGCAGTTCAGCTCCGAGCCTCAGGAGCTCACGGAGGCATTTGCACACAGCTTTATTCACAGGGTGTattcctcctccctgtgctgctgccttgctgtGCTCTGAGGGGATTAACTGGCTCGTGGCATTGCTTTACAAAGCTTAAAACTGtcatttctgctgaaaatgcaGAAGTGTCTTAACCCCAATGACTAAATTTACCACTTCCTCTGGAACCAGAGTTGCTTCATACCCTGCTCGTTTCTCGGCTCTGTTACTGTGGAAGATCAGCTCTGAGTGGCAGCCACTGTTCTCCATCACAGAACTGGATCCTTCTCTGGTTTCCTTGTGTCTCCCATCTTCTCCCCTGGCAGTCAGGCTTGGCTTCACAATTTCCTCTCCCTTCTATACATAAAATAATGAGTGTTTCATTTCTTGCAGTCAGGGGATCTGGGGGGtagcagagagggaaggggtgAGTGAGTGCATCCCTATGCCCAGGAGGGAAGGCTTGAGTGCATCCAGGCGGGAATGGGATAAAAACTAGTTGCTCTGAAGCAGGAGGTGATAAAACCAGAGGGCTGGATGTCTGCTGCGTGGGGATCCAGGCATGGTGACCACGGCCGGCCTGGCACTGGGTCCCACTGGGCTCTGCGGGATGCaggaaccagcagcagctgctgccgaGGGCGGGCGGATCCAGGCTCCGCGGGGTCCTGCGGATCTCCCCGGCCGTGGGAGGCGATGCCGACGAGCGCCTCGCCCCGGGTGGGCTCCAAGCACGGCTGTTCCCTGCTGggggccagcacaggcagcacagggagtcCCCATCCCTCCGAAACGCATCGGGGGCCGGGGGTGAACAACACCCGCTGCTAGAGGGAGACGCCGGGGATCCTTCCCTTCTGTTCTCCTGGCTGTATCCTTCCCTGGAGCACCCAGGGCGAGGTGCCCACGTCCCACCGAGCGGCCGGGAGCATCCCGGGGCCGGGGGCCCGTCCACGTGCGGCGGTGCCGGAGCGGCCTGGCCCgcaggcacaggggcagggCGGCCGCAGAGCTGCTCTGCGCTCCCCCAACGCCCACGTAAGGAAGTGGTTGCATTTCTcggagaggaaaagggaagtcGGGCTGCCTCGGcggggcaggcacagctcccgCCGCTCGCTCCGGGCTCCGTTCGTGTCGACTGCCCAGAGTCCATGAACGAGCCCCGCCGTCCAGGAACTGAGCCCAGCCCGCCCTGCCCGGCAAGGTAAGGACGGGCTCTGCCGCCCGCCAGGACCGGGGCTGTCCCGTGGGGCTGTGGCTGTCACCGCTCCTGGCGCTCACACCCTGCTCGAGGGTTCGGGGGGTCCCCCCGGGCTGGGGTCAGGGGGGTGCAGGCAGCCCCTTGCCCCCTGCGAGTTTCGCTGTCGCTGCGTTTtggatgttttggggttttctcccaGCTTTGTCAGCaagtttcagggttttttttttttctcttgccgGCGGTCTGACAGCTCTGAGGGGGTGGAAAGAGTCGTCCTGTGGGGGTCCCCTCGGGGTTGGTGCCGGCAGGGACGGAGCTGCCGCAATCTGTCCTCCCCTGGGACGGGGGTGTCCCCTCGGGGCCCGGCTGGCTCCTGGGGTACCCCCCACCAGCCCTGGACTCTGAGGAcgggtgtccccagcccggctggcaggagcagggtggggtGACACCCTTCAGCTGCcgcagggagcagaggggctcccGGGGGTGGGTGTTGGGGTCTTGGTGGTGCAGGGGTCCATCACAGTGTCCGGGGAGAGTTTCAGGGggtcccagctcccagcaggatccTCATTGGGTGCAAACCCTCCTCCCGCCATCCCGCCAGGCTCGTAAAAacccaaagcccagctcctctggtgTGTGGCTTCCTCCCGGGACTGGGAGGAGCCCCCGGCACTCGGCTCTGCCAAGGTTTGGTTATCTCCTCCGAGGATGTTTCCGAACTGCTTGGACTGGCCGGGGAGATAACGGAGCTGTTCCAGCTCCCAATCCCGCCCTGTCTGGCCTTcggaaaattcccattttcctccctcAAGAGCCCCTGGtttggaggggtgggggagggatgtaaccacagcccctctgctgctcttcccggctggggatggggctgccGAGCCCCCGTGGGTCACTCAGCCAGCGGGGAACTGGCTCTAAAGGGGCGGTGGGGGAAATAAAACAGCACCCGCTGCAGGGAGCGGCCCGGGCCCCCGCAGCCCTCACTCCTTCCCGTGTCTGGCAAAGACTTCCGTCCCTGGCACGGCGGCTGAGCTCGTCCCTTCGGGCTGGCACTCAGCAAGGGAGCAGCGGGGACCCCCAGGGAGGAAAGTTCATGCCTCTGAGCTCCCAAACCACGGAAAAAGTAAAAGTATTGCTGTTTTCTTAGTGTCGAAGCCAGAACGCACCTCGGtcctgcctcccctccctcctgcagggAGCCCTTTGAGCCCGGTGCCCATTTCAGCCAAATCCCTTTTTCACACGTTTTCCCTCTCCTGATCTCTTGCAATGCCCCCGTCGCTGATGGTTTTGTCCGTCCCTCGTGGTGCTGCTCCATCCGCAGGGCTCGAGGGAGAGgccgtggtggcagcagcttTGTACCCTCCTTGGGACACCCTGTGCTGCATCCCAGGGGATCGGCGGGGCTGGACAGGGCAGCTGCCTCCTCATCCCGGCCCACGTCCTTGgccaggggctgtgtgacagcgGGGCTGTCCTGCATCAGCACTGGAATTTCTCCACATGCAGAAGGCAGCTGATGGAGCTcctcagattttcttttcctcagcccagggatggagctTTGCTAAGAGGGAcgttttttccttcccctggaGTTTTTAGCTGCCAAAGAAAAC
The genomic region above belongs to Vidua chalybeata isolate OUT-0048 chromosome 16, bVidCha1 merged haplotype, whole genome shotgun sequence and contains:
- the ARPC1A gene encoding actin-related protein 2/3 complex subunit 1A, which produces MSLHQFLLEPITCHAWNRDRTQIAISPNNHEVHIYKKSGNQWVKAHELKEHNGHITGIDWAPKSDRIVTCGADRNAYVWSQKDGVWKPTLVILRINRAATFVKWSPLENKFAVGSGARLISVCYFESENDWWVSKHIKKPIRSTVLSLDWHPNNVLLAAGSCDFKCRVFSAYIKEVDEKPASTPWGSKMPFGQLMSEFGGAGSGGWVHSVSFSASGNRLAWVSHDSTVSVADASKNMMVSQLKTEFLPLLSVSFVSENSVVAAGHDCCPMLFNCDDRGLLSFVSKLDIPKQSIQRNISAMERFRNMDKRATTEDRNTTLETLHQNSITQVSIYEIDKRDCRKFCTTGIDGAMTIWDFKTLESSIQGLRIM